The Haladaptatus cibarius D43 genome window below encodes:
- a CDS encoding aldo/keto reductase translates to MTEMEYTKLGDTGLDVSRLCLGCMNFGSSQPWMMNDEEASLELLDDALEMGINFLDTANVYSRGESEEIVGKAIEGRNRDELVIATKVFGKMGDYPNGQGLSRKHILDQAEASLDRLGTDYIDLYQIHRWDDETPIEETLSTLDYLVESGKVRYIGASSMAGWQFSKALSESDLQDYERFTCMQPEYNLVDRHEEENVLPVCESEGVGVIPWSPLAGGFLTGKYNRDEEPTEGRATEDDHTEARFTDENWAVLDEVRAIAEEKGVTPAQVSLAWLLHKPVVDSPIIGPRTGEHLAENVSSLDVALSDSELERLESPKSPVWSREIAGL, encoded by the coding sequence ATGACCGAAATGGAGTACACCAAACTCGGCGACACCGGCCTCGATGTCTCGCGCCTCTGTCTCGGCTGTATGAACTTCGGAAGCAGTCAGCCGTGGATGATGAACGACGAGGAGGCCAGTCTGGAATTGCTCGACGACGCGCTGGAGATGGGTATCAACTTCCTCGACACCGCAAACGTCTACTCGCGGGGGGAGAGCGAAGAAATCGTCGGCAAAGCAATCGAGGGGCGAAACCGCGACGAACTCGTGATTGCGACGAAGGTGTTCGGGAAGATGGGTGATTATCCAAACGGACAGGGCCTCTCCCGAAAGCATATTCTCGACCAAGCGGAAGCCAGCCTCGACCGACTGGGAACCGACTACATCGACCTCTACCAAATCCATCGCTGGGACGACGAAACCCCAATCGAGGAGACGCTGTCCACGCTGGATTACCTCGTAGAGTCGGGCAAAGTTCGCTACATCGGCGCGAGTTCGATGGCTGGCTGGCAGTTCTCGAAAGCCCTCTCCGAGAGCGACCTGCAAGACTACGAGCGATTCACCTGCATGCAACCGGAGTACAACCTCGTAGACCGCCACGAGGAAGAAAACGTTCTGCCCGTCTGCGAGTCGGAAGGCGTCGGCGTCATTCCGTGGTCGCCGCTCGCGGGCGGGTTTTTGACCGGGAAGTACAACCGTGACGAGGAACCGACCGAGGGGCGGGCGACGGAGGACGACCACACGGAGGCGCGGTTCACCGACGAAAACTGGGCCGTGTTGGACGAGGTTCGCGCCATTGCCGAGGAGAAAGGTGTGACGCCAGCGCAGGTGAGTCTGGCGTGGTTACTGCACAAACCCGTCGTTGATTCGCCGATTATCGGCCCGCGAACCGGAGAGCATCTTGCGGAGAACGTGTCGTCGCTCGATGTCGCACTCTCCGATTCCGAACTGGAACGGCTCGAATCGCCGAAATCACCGGTCTGGTCGCGGGAAATCGCCGGGTTGTAA
- the trmB gene encoding HTH-type sugar sensing transcriptional regulator TrmB, with the protein MASDDLYLTLERVGERFNLGEYEIDAYLTVLEHGRLTASQIADNTDIPQPRVYDTVRSLSDRGLVELRESRPMKVIAIDPEEAFSDVQSSLDDMITNLEARYTAPTRDTEAVSLVKSRSTILRYLEDVIDTAEYEVALSLTPDLLVRFRDDLKNAIDSGVSIELLVTPASEAPDPEEFDYESVATTARARRGITTPVIAVADGEYSMYATQDALRDDRDRYGVIFNRSALGFLVSGFFGTVLWTTAERTLSTDGDGRTFPRRYASIRRCVKEIQGMEGDFYATIKGRDIESGAERVIRGKVVGFSFEGGERVAGMSVETENGVVTVGGQVAALEDIEAHEIRIGTDEPPAYER; encoded by the coding sequence ATGGCCTCCGACGACCTCTATCTGACGCTCGAACGAGTCGGAGAACGGTTCAATCTCGGGGAGTACGAAATCGACGCATACCTCACGGTACTCGAACACGGACGACTGACTGCGAGCCAAATCGCAGACAACACGGACATTCCGCAACCGCGGGTGTACGACACCGTCCGCAGTTTGAGCGACCGGGGATTGGTCGAACTTCGTGAATCCCGACCGATGAAAGTCATCGCAATCGACCCCGAAGAGGCGTTCTCCGACGTGCAGTCGTCGCTCGACGACATGATAACGAACCTCGAAGCGCGCTACACCGCGCCGACGCGGGACACGGAAGCCGTCTCCCTCGTCAAATCGCGCTCGACCATCCTTCGCTATCTCGAAGACGTTATCGACACTGCCGAGTACGAAGTCGCACTGTCGCTGACGCCCGACCTGCTCGTCCGGTTCAGAGACGACTTGAAAAACGCAATCGACTCCGGCGTGAGCATCGAACTGCTCGTCACGCCCGCCTCGGAAGCGCCTGACCCCGAGGAGTTCGATTACGAATCGGTGGCGACGACTGCCCGCGCTCGACGCGGAATCACGACGCCCGTCATCGCAGTCGCAGACGGCGAGTATTCGATGTACGCCACGCAGGACGCCCTGCGCGACGACCGCGACCGATACGGCGTCATCTTCAATCGCTCGGCACTCGGCTTCCTCGTCTCCGGCTTTTTCGGTACCGTGCTCTGGACGACTGCGGAACGCACCCTCTCGACCGACGGCGACGGGCGAACCTTCCCTCGCCGATACGCTTCGATTCGGCGCTGTGTGAAAGAGATTCAGGGAATGGAGGGTGACTTCTACGCGACCATCAAAGGCCGAGACATCGAAAGCGGCGCGGAACGAGTCATCCGCGGGAAAGTCGTCGGCTTCTCCTTCGAGGGCGGCGAGCGAGTTGCCGGGATGTCGGTCGAAACGGAGAACGGCGTCGTCACGGTCGGCGGGCAGGTCGCCGCACTGGAGGACATCGAAGCCCACGAGATTCGAATCGGAACCGACGAACCGCCCGCCTACGAGCGGTAG
- a CDS encoding proteasome assembly chaperone family protein, which produces MSWESRSPRTSFEITADGEPSETLLVGISEFGLAGLTAVEYLVEHLSLEETGHVTAEQLPTITPFENGRPRHHTRLFSRPDLDVTVLVGELFVPVWAAGSFANAILDWTGDNGVEEIAVLSGVPVPHGPEEHRVFYIATEDYHEKRLAGTDVPGMGRGFLDGVNATLVRRGMDTHLETGVFVTPVHAQTPDVEAALRLTETIADVYDLSVDTGPLEAFAEEVGEYYSELAARVESARESDRPDDRMYM; this is translated from the coding sequence ATGTCTTGGGAATCGCGCTCGCCCCGTACATCGTTCGAAATTACCGCCGACGGGGAACCGAGTGAAACACTGCTCGTCGGGATTTCGGAGTTCGGACTCGCAGGACTGACCGCGGTCGAATATCTGGTCGAACACCTTTCCCTCGAAGAGACTGGTCACGTCACTGCCGAGCAGTTGCCCACAATCACGCCGTTCGAAAACGGCAGGCCGCGTCACCACACGAGGCTGTTTTCCCGGCCAGACCTCGACGTGACCGTCCTCGTCGGCGAACTGTTCGTTCCCGTTTGGGCCGCCGGGTCGTTCGCAAACGCAATCCTCGACTGGACGGGCGACAACGGCGTCGAGGAAATCGCCGTCCTCTCCGGCGTGCCCGTACCCCACGGCCCGGAGGAACACCGCGTATTCTACATCGCAACGGAAGATTATCACGAAAAGCGACTCGCCGGAACCGACGTTCCGGGCATGGGCCGTGGCTTCCTCGATGGCGTGAACGCCACGTTGGTCAGGCGCGGCATGGACACCCACCTCGAAACTGGCGTCTTCGTCACGCCGGTTCACGCCCAGACGCCGGACGTGGAGGCTGCCCTGCGACTCACCGAAACCATCGCCGACGTGTACGACCTGTCGGTCGATACCGGCCCGCTCGAAGCCTTCGCCGAAGAAGTCGGCGAATACTACTCCGAACTCGCCGCCCGCGTCGAATCCGCCCGCGAATCGGACAGACCGGACGACCGGATGTACATGTAG
- a CDS encoding mechanosensitive ion channel family protein, protein MPTLEDRLAGVLQWFGEIGGWEVLGRGKGDPVIVTELVLAALYLLLGWYVSQLVVSLIGRQVARRFRRPSVTKTILRSVRGVVLFVAILFAAAQVGLGTSNIFVSVTVFSAVIGLVLAPIVGSVINGLFVLADQPYEIGDLIELVGNGPDGGTRGYVEDMTLRYTKIFTLENTFIVIPNATMRERDVINYSAEDTRSRLSLKLQVTYEGDLEKARAILERAARETPEVVASGPDIRIGSARYPSAPVAQIRDFADHGVLLELRYWVKDPYYMGRVESKIRERIWAEIEDADVEMAYPHSHLVFDDTSGTAQVSVEAQQQQSRPVEFDER, encoded by the coding sequence ATGCCGACGCTCGAAGATAGACTCGCCGGAGTGCTCCAATGGTTTGGAGAAATTGGCGGGTGGGAGGTGCTGGGACGGGGGAAAGGCGACCCCGTTATCGTCACCGAACTCGTCCTCGCGGCGCTGTATCTCCTCCTCGGGTGGTACGTCTCGCAGTTAGTCGTCAGCCTCATCGGGCGGCAGGTCGCCCGCCGGTTCCGCAGACCCAGCGTGACGAAGACGATTCTGCGGAGCGTGCGCGGGGTCGTTCTGTTCGTGGCGATATTGTTCGCGGCGGCGCAGGTCGGCCTCGGAACGTCGAACATCTTCGTGTCGGTGACGGTGTTCTCCGCCGTCATCGGCCTCGTGCTCGCGCCAATCGTCGGGAGCGTCATCAACGGTTTGTTCGTGCTGGCAGACCAACCCTACGAAATCGGCGACCTGATAGAACTGGTCGGCAACGGGCCGGACGGCGGAACCCGGGGCTACGTCGAAGATATGACTCTGCGATACACGAAGATTTTTACGCTGGAAAATACGTTCATCGTTATTCCGAACGCGACCATGCGCGAGCGCGACGTGATAAATTACTCCGCGGAGGACACTCGCTCTCGACTGTCGCTGAAACTACAGGTGACCTACGAGGGCGACCTCGAAAAGGCGCGAGCGATACTGGAACGGGCCGCCCGCGAAACGCCGGAGGTCGTCGCGTCCGGGCCGGATATTCGCATCGGAAGCGCCCGGTATCCGAGCGCCCCAGTCGCACAAATCCGCGATTTCGCCGACCACGGCGTCCTCCTCGAACTGCGCTACTGGGTGAAAGACCCCTACTACATGGGCAGAGTCGAATCGAAAATTCGAGAGCGTATCTGGGCCGAAATCGAGGACGCGGACGTGGAAATGGCGTATCCCCACTCCCACCTCGTGTTCGACGATACGAGCGGAACCGCGCAGGTGTCGGTCGAAGCGCAACAGCAACAGTCTCGTCCGGTTGAGTTCGACGAACGATAG
- a CDS encoding universal stress protein yields MTRVLVPVRYPLSEHSQRTLSEAIRVAEERGADLTILHVNLYHRGNETNRTDLKRTVEQAFGGLANARYVVRSGFLVEETILEEVAATRADVVVIGRKQMGRWRRAIRRLVDDPNIENFLREKIDCELITVG; encoded by the coding sequence ATGACTCGCGTCCTCGTTCCAGTTCGATACCCGCTGTCAGAACACTCCCAACGGACGCTCTCCGAAGCCATTCGCGTGGCCGAAGAGCGTGGCGCAGACCTCACGATCCTTCACGTCAATCTCTATCATCGCGGAAACGAGACGAACCGAACCGACCTGAAGCGCACCGTCGAGCAGGCCTTTGGCGGCCTCGCAAACGCCCGGTACGTCGTCCGAAGTGGCTTTCTGGTCGAGGAGACTATCCTCGAAGAAGTTGCGGCGACGCGCGCCGACGTGGTCGTCATCGGTCGAAAACAGATGGGTCGCTGGCGGCGGGCGATTCGCCGACTCGTGGACGACCCGAACATCGAGAACTTCCTTCGCGAAAAAATCGACTGCGAACTGATTACGGTCGGATGA
- a CDS encoding bifunctional metallophosphatase/5'-nucleotidase produces the protein MALRLLHYSDVENAYDDPDHIGRLAGCIHSLRDDKTLVVGTGDNTAPGVLSLVTEGGQALDFFDAVAPDFDTFGNHDFDYGTDRARELVRNSPQTWLTANVRENGDRFAVDAGTASHEIRELGGVTVGFFGLTTPKTPALNPNVNDLDFLDPLPIARKAVSTLRDLGADYVVALSHLGQGDHDLAKQLDIDVILGGHVHSERVEQIEGTVVTRPGVNGHVLLEIELNSEPTVSRHRIVDAPVDDEIADAMADTMATTGLDTTVATVETAIERTETTMFHGESRIGNFVADAYRWATEADIGLQNSGGIREGKPLVGDVTVADLVSVIPFQENVAVAELSGAGLCNVFRQAHDATIGFGEPGWWHAHVSGVELVWNRAKRDIESVAVGGERVCEDETYSVATTEYLLHTDEEFPALHEGHRVETGDVQYEVLADYAREFGIDPEIDGRITRQ, from the coding sequence ATGGCGCTCCGTCTGCTTCACTACTCTGACGTCGAAAACGCCTACGACGACCCCGACCATATCGGCCGACTCGCTGGCTGTATCCACTCTCTACGCGATGACAAAACCCTCGTTGTCGGGACGGGTGACAACACCGCACCGGGCGTCCTCTCGCTCGTAACCGAGGGTGGGCAGGCACTCGATTTCTTCGACGCGGTCGCCCCGGATTTCGACACCTTCGGAAACCACGATTTCGATTACGGCACCGACCGTGCCCGCGAACTCGTTCGAAACTCGCCGCAAACGTGGCTCACGGCGAACGTCCGCGAAAACGGCGACCGATTCGCGGTCGATGCCGGAACCGCCTCACACGAAATCCGTGAACTCGGTGGTGTGACGGTCGGGTTTTTCGGCCTGACGACGCCGAAAACGCCAGCACTGAACCCGAACGTGAACGACCTCGACTTTCTCGACCCGCTTCCAATCGCCCGAAAAGCTGTTTCGACGCTCCGCGACTTGGGTGCCGACTACGTCGTCGCCCTCTCGCACCTCGGACAGGGTGACCACGACCTCGCAAAACAACTCGACATCGACGTCATTCTCGGGGGACACGTCCACTCCGAGCGAGTCGAGCAAATCGAGGGAACGGTCGTCACCCGCCCCGGCGTAAACGGCCACGTTCTCCTCGAAATCGAACTGAATTCCGAACCGACCGTCAGTCGCCACCGAATCGTGGACGCTCCCGTGGACGACGAAATCGCGGACGCAATGGCGGACACGATGGCAACGACGGGACTCGACACGACCGTTGCGACCGTGGAAACCGCAATCGAACGAACCGAGACGACGATGTTTCACGGCGAAAGTCGTATCGGCAACTTCGTCGCGGACGCCTACCGCTGGGCGACCGAGGCGGACATCGGCTTGCAAAACAGCGGCGGCATCCGCGAAGGGAAACCGCTGGTCGGCGACGTGACCGTCGCCGACCTCGTGAGCGTCATTCCGTTTCAGGAAAACGTCGCAGTCGCGGAACTCTCCGGCGCGGGACTGTGCAACGTGTTCCGACAGGCCCACGACGCCACCATCGGGTTCGGCGAACCCGGCTGGTGGCACGCGCACGTGAGCGGTGTCGAACTCGTCTGGAACCGTGCCAAGCGCGACATCGAATCAGTCGCCGTCGGTGGCGAGCGAGTGTGCGAAGATGAAACCTACTCCGTCGCTACGACGGAGTACCTGCTACACACTGACGAGGAATTTCCCGCGCTCCACGAAGGTCACCGCGTCGAAACCGGCGACGTGCAGTACGAGGTGTTGGCCGACTACGCCCGCGAGTTCGGTATCGACCCGGAAATCGACGGGCGAATCACGCGCCAGTAG
- a CDS encoding DUF5816 domain-containing protein: protein MDETTTANGETVYISRSEGTRGSNGPFFVVYRTPEGERRYGYFCGNCETLDNAMDSMGRIECNECGNLRKATEWDAAHE, encoded by the coding sequence ATGGACGAAACGACGACAGCGAACGGTGAAACGGTCTACATCAGTCGGTCGGAGGGAACTCGTGGGTCGAACGGGCCGTTTTTCGTCGTCTATCGCACCCCCGAGGGTGAGCGACGATACGGCTATTTCTGTGGGAACTGCGAGACGCTGGACAACGCGATGGATTCCATGGGTCGAATCGAATGCAACGAGTGTGGAAACCTCCGAAAGGCGACGGAGTGGGACGCGGCCCACGAATAG
- a CDS encoding DUF7116 family protein — protein sequence MKEARSIFNNLGYEVVDDGDEFRAKRKWREVRVTACADSTTAPKRGELRCFVAWEENAARLSQQLRESNPEYEWAVIAVREGGDYEVARVPPSKIAV from the coding sequence ATGAAGGAGGCCAGGTCGATTTTCAACAACCTCGGTTACGAGGTCGTTGATGATGGTGACGAATTCCGGGCCAAACGGAAGTGGCGAGAAGTACGGGTTACGGCATGCGCGGACTCCACGACAGCACCGAAACGCGGAGAACTTCGTTGTTTCGTCGCGTGGGAAGAGAACGCGGCACGACTGAGCCAGCAGTTACGCGAATCGAACCCCGAGTACGAATGGGCAGTTATCGCAGTTCGGGAAGGCGGCGACTACGAGGTCGCAAGAGTACCGCCGAGTAAGATCGCAGTGTAA
- a CDS encoding DUF309 domain-containing protein produces MDDHTRDPTADPPPAQLTPAGWLPEKELWEHGTLRRAVIHGVRLFNSGEFHESHDCFEDEWYNYGNGSTESAFLHGMVQVAAGAYKHFDFEDDDGMRSLFRTALQYLHGVPRDFYGVDVTDVRTKMTNALSDPTVLHGWKIPLDGEFPTAREEDFSYAESLE; encoded by the coding sequence ATGGACGATCACACGCGTGACCCGACCGCAGACCCGCCGCCAGCCCAGCTGACTCCGGCAGGGTGGCTCCCGGAAAAAGAACTGTGGGAACACGGAACACTTCGTCGGGCGGTGATTCACGGCGTTCGTCTGTTCAACTCCGGGGAGTTCCACGAGAGCCACGATTGCTTCGAAGACGAGTGGTACAACTACGGAAACGGCAGTACGGAAAGTGCGTTCCTGCACGGAATGGTACAGGTCGCGGCAGGCGCGTACAAACACTTCGACTTCGAGGACGACGACGGCATGCGCTCGCTCTTTCGAACCGCGCTCCAGTATCTTCACGGCGTGCCGCGGGATTTCTACGGCGTTGACGTGACGGACGTTCGGACGAAGATGACGAACGCACTGTCCGACCCGACGGTGCTTCACGGATGGAAAATCCCTCTCGATGGCGAGTTTCCGACGGCGCGCGAGGAGGATTTCAGCTACGCGGAATCGCTGGAATAG
- a CDS encoding HalOD1 output domain-containing protein: MVSEHGDDHDLTTTITAAIADYERVSPTEITQPFLYDGVDMAALEDAFFGPEVSGEKRDSVGTAGFQYGEYHIEVASSG; the protein is encoded by the coding sequence ATGGTGAGTGAGCATGGCGACGACCACGACCTCACGACGACAATTACCGCCGCGATTGCCGACTACGAGAGGGTTTCCCCGACCGAAATCACCCAACCATTTCTGTACGACGGTGTCGATATGGCCGCCCTCGAAGACGCCTTCTTCGGCCCGGAAGTCAGCGGAGAGAAACGAGATAGCGTCGGCACCGCCGGATTTCAGTACGGGGAATATCACATCGAAGTCGCAAGCAGCGGATAG
- a CDS encoding LolA family protein, with protein sequence MDSFKATLTTQSSAGEVSTETKATLWYAKDDKYRIEYKESEYLDETTMVWDGSEYTVYNESSNTVYKMDSSDDQDMGMDMNFFESLGTGLEEANLTYEGTATVDGHETHVLEVHGETEDNATSMIYLDADNYIPRKSVSETSYDGETISSSTIFSDIAINCVSDDTFTFEAPEDAEVVDMTEDDSDSDDSSSDDGNNWDGGESDQSDEWDDCEEEMNDDDAKEGDSDSDGA encoded by the coding sequence ATCGACTCGTTCAAAGCGACACTAACGACACAGTCCTCGGCGGGCGAAGTCTCGACCGAGACGAAAGCAACGCTCTGGTACGCGAAAGACGACAAGTACCGCATCGAGTACAAAGAGTCGGAATACTTAGACGAAACCACGATGGTTTGGGACGGTTCGGAGTACACGGTCTACAACGAATCTTCCAACACCGTCTACAAGATGGATTCGTCTGACGACCAAGACATGGGCATGGATATGAACTTCTTCGAATCCCTCGGCACTGGACTTGAGGAAGCCAACCTGACCTACGAGGGCACGGCGACTGTGGACGGCCACGAGACTCACGTCCTCGAAGTTCACGGTGAAACCGAGGATAACGCGACCTCGATGATTTACCTCGACGCGGACAACTACATTCCGCGAAAATCCGTGAGTGAAACCTCCTACGATGGAGAAACCATAAGCTCGTCCACCATCTTTTCGGACATCGCCATCAACTGCGTTTCGGACGACACGTTCACGTTCGAAGCACCCGAGGACGCGGAAGTCGTTGACATGACCGAGGACGACTCGGACAGCGACGACAGCAGCTCCGACGACGGAAACAACTGGGACGGCGGCGAGTCCGACCAGTCTGATGAGTGGGACGACTGTGAAGAGGAGATGAACGACGATGACGCGAAAGAGGGCGACTCCGACAGCGACGGCGCATAA
- a CDS encoding M14 family metallopeptidase, translating into MRIEQLGDGTPEVAVVAGIHGDEPCGPRAVERLVKENPDVERPVKLVIVNERALERGVRYINEDLNRVFPGDPDAENYERRLAHELLGELGDCTVLSLHSTQSYARPFALVDKVNAVARSICPYLPVSELVETDRFTKGKLISHPHTLEVECGLQGTDEAAENAYDLIRGFLAGTGALPLPEGENPVEAGKRDEVIVYRMDQPVLKNGGSEFEVLVDNFTPVEKGEEFATTDGEELVAEETFVPVLMSAYGYEDIFGYTAEHIGVLGN; encoded by the coding sequence ATGCGAATCGAGCAGTTAGGTGACGGAACGCCGGAAGTCGCCGTCGTCGCCGGAATCCACGGCGACGAACCGTGCGGCCCGCGCGCTGTCGAGCGATTAGTGAAGGAAAATCCGGACGTAGAGCGACCGGTGAAGCTAGTTATCGTGAACGAACGCGCGCTGGAGCGCGGCGTTCGGTACATCAACGAGGATTTGAACCGTGTGTTCCCGGGCGACCCGGACGCAGAAAACTACGAACGACGGTTGGCCCACGAACTGCTGGGCGAACTCGGCGACTGTACCGTCCTCTCGCTTCACTCTACACAGTCCTACGCGCGCCCGTTCGCGCTCGTGGACAAAGTGAACGCCGTCGCGCGTTCCATCTGTCCGTATCTCCCCGTCTCGGAACTGGTCGAAACCGACCGCTTCACCAAGGGGAAACTCATCTCGCACCCGCACACGCTGGAAGTCGAATGTGGACTCCAAGGAACGGACGAGGCCGCCGAAAACGCCTACGACCTAATTCGTGGGTTCCTCGCCGGAACCGGCGCACTTCCGCTTCCCGAGGGAGAAAACCCCGTGGAGGCAGGCAAACGCGACGAAGTGATAGTTTACCGGATGGACCAACCGGTGCTCAAAAACGGCGGGTCGGAGTTCGAGGTGCTGGTCGATAACTTCACACCGGTCGAGAAAGGTGAGGAGTTCGCCACGACCGACGGAGAGGAGTTAGTCGCAGAAGAGACGTTCGTCCCGGTGCTGATGTCGGCCTACGGCTACGAGGACATCTTCGGCTACACCGCGGAACACATCGGCGTTCTCGGAAACTGA
- a CDS encoding UPF0179 family protein, which yields MSTITLIGTRLAEPGQEFVYEGEASACEGCPYRNQCLNLTEGIKYEVTDVRSGAQTLPCGVHDDGVTAVEVEPTTVTANVSARNAYAGSKSKLEGPCPHVECPSHEFCEPAGADFDEEYQIATIVGDPPHDYCMLDRDLTLVEFAEKKK from the coding sequence ATGTCCACCATCACGCTCATCGGAACCCGACTCGCCGAACCCGGTCAAGAGTTCGTCTACGAAGGAGAAGCGAGCGCCTGCGAAGGCTGTCCGTACAGAAATCAGTGTCTCAACCTCACGGAGGGAATCAAATACGAGGTGACGGATGTCCGCTCGGGCGCACAGACGCTTCCCTGTGGCGTCCACGACGACGGCGTCACCGCCGTCGAAGTCGAACCCACGACGGTCACGGCGAACGTCTCCGCGCGGAACGCCTACGCCGGAAGCAAGTCGAAACTCGAAGGGCCGTGCCCCCACGTCGAATGCCCGAGCCACGAGTTCTGTGAACCCGCCGGAGCCGACTTCGACGAGGAGTACCAAATCGCCACAATCGTCGGCGACCCACCACACGACTATTGCATGTTAGACCGCGACCTGACGCTGGTCGAGTTCGCGGAGAAAAAAAAGTAA
- a CDS encoding DUF5820 family protein has product MSLETLPESWVVWNDEPNGRCILAYRPDVFDTKQFPPSCLPTIYVTQGTPNRPAQERRATDSWYFEFFLEPDVSLPKTPRFPTREEALEAAVELAREFDRGEIAYRDAYQIPREEYLDKLDELTRSE; this is encoded by the coding sequence ATGTCACTCGAAACCCTTCCAGAGTCATGGGTCGTCTGGAACGATGAACCCAACGGTCGGTGTATCCTCGCGTACCGCCCAGATGTATTCGACACGAAACAGTTCCCGCCGTCCTGTCTCCCCACGATTTACGTCACTCAAGGAACGCCGAACCGTCCCGCACAGGAACGCCGTGCGACCGATTCGTGGTATTTCGAGTTTTTCCTCGAACCGGACGTATCGCTTCCGAAGACACCTCGATTTCCGACCCGAGAGGAAGCGCTCGAAGCGGCGGTCGAACTCGCTCGCGAGTTCGACCGCGGTGAAATAGCGTATCGAGACGCCTATCAGATTCCTCGTGAGGAGTACCTCGACAAGCTAGACGAGTTGACTAGGAGTGAGTAG